The Stygiolobus azoricus genome window below encodes:
- a CDS encoding Lrp/AsnC family transcriptional regulator, with product MNNLNEIEQKVIMELEYNFPFDEKPFQLIGEKLGISEREVIEIVKGLIDREIVKRVGMYVSFRAKGMESALIAAAISPENLEKFRKIALGIRELTHNFIRNHPRYNVWYVLKAESKESLDKKIAELMSEVKCKEYVILYSKKSLKLSVKYDVIRGVSYADNQPVHEKIPTAEELGIQKELLKDLSYPLPISERPFQKIAEKYNMKDSELVELIKDLYEKGVIKDYGATINGEKVGITENAMMLINSEDIESSCYNIANKLKEATHVVLRESNTKWDYLCYAMIHARSREIISEVAKKAVTLANAKSYMLLFSLENLKPGIVI from the coding sequence ATGAACAACTTAAACGAGATTGAACAAAAAGTAATAATGGAGCTTGAATACAACTTTCCCTTTGATGAGAAACCCTTTCAGTTAATTGGTGAAAAACTGGGAATTAGTGAGAGAGAAGTCATAGAAATAGTAAAGGGTCTTATAGATAGGGAAATTGTCAAGAGAGTAGGAATGTATGTCAGCTTTAGAGCTAAGGGGATGGAGAGCGCGTTAATTGCGGCTGCAATTTCTCCCGAAAATTTAGAAAAATTTAGAAAAATAGCGTTAGGAATAAGAGAACTCACTCATAATTTTATTAGAAATCATCCCAGATACAATGTATGGTACGTATTAAAAGCTGAAAGTAAAGAGTCTTTGGACAAAAAGATTGCCGAATTGATGAGTGAAGTAAAATGTAAGGAATACGTAATTTTATATTCTAAAAAATCTTTAAAATTAAGTGTTAAATATGACGTTATAAGAGGGGTCTCATATGCTGATAACCAGCCAGTTCACGAAAAAATTCCTACTGCAGAAGAATTAGGAATACAGAAGGAGTTATTAAAAGACCTCTCATACCCGTTACCTATTTCTGAAAGACCTTTTCAAAAGATAGCAGAAAAGTATAACATGAAAGACAGCGAATTGGTGGAGCTTATTAAAGATTTATACGAAAAAGGTGTGATTAAAGATTACGGAGCTACAATAAACGGGGAAAAAGTGGGTATAACTGAAAATGCAATGATGCTGATTAACTCAGAGGATATAGAATCCTCATGTTACAATATTGCAAATAAGTTAAAAGAAGCTACTCACGTAGTACTAAGGGAATCCAACACAAAATGGGATTACTTATGTTATGCAATGATACATGCAAGGTCGAGGGAAATTATATCAGAAGTCGCAAAAAAAGCTGTGACTTTGGCAAATGCTAAGAGTTATATGTTACTATTTAGCCTAGAAAATTTGAAGCCTGGTATTGTAATTTAG
- the purB gene encoding adenylosuccinate lyase, with translation MSNEICVFEWRYGSKEMRDLFSRKNVVKTMAEVEVALLHALFKAGVINEDESKRVKEVIEKINIERINELEKKLGHDVMALTVHLAELSGAKYIHYGATSYDIIDTAYAIIFSKALNIIKQKLRNILQILLDYSSKYKDLVMVGRTHGQHALPITLGFKFSNYAYEFSRSLERLCDLEKRLVRIKMAGAVGTMAAWRDKGVEIEKYVSENLGIPPHVISTQVAPRDGFAELISDLAILGSQLDRFALEIRELMRPEILELAEGEAVERVGSSTMPHKENPVTAEKISGLAKVLRGFVIAELENIPLWHERDLTNSSSERIIISHSFLTIDEMLDSMIRLMRTLRIFPENMQKNLNLTKGLIMAESLMVNLTLKGLPRHVAHELSMNISREAEAKNKSLYEVALENKIVRQYMTEEELRRVLDPKGYLGSYNILIDRTRDYVMKVISSCI, from the coding sequence ATGAGTAATGAAATATGCGTTTTTGAATGGAGATACGGAAGTAAAGAAATGAGAGATTTATTTTCAAGAAAAAATGTAGTTAAAACCATGGCAGAAGTGGAGGTAGCACTATTACATGCTTTATTTAAAGCGGGAGTTATTAATGAGGATGAGTCAAAGCGGGTAAAAGAAGTAATAGAAAAAATAAATATAGAAAGAATTAACGAACTAGAGAAAAAATTAGGTCATGATGTTATGGCTTTAACGGTTCATCTGGCCGAACTTTCAGGGGCTAAGTATATTCATTACGGAGCAACCAGTTACGATATAATAGATACAGCATACGCCATAATTTTCTCAAAGGCATTGAATATAATTAAACAGAAACTGAGAAATATTCTCCAGATCTTACTTGACTACTCATCAAAATACAAAGACCTTGTGATGGTAGGGAGGACTCATGGGCAACATGCACTTCCAATTACTTTAGGTTTTAAATTTTCCAATTACGCGTACGAATTTTCTAGGTCATTAGAGAGATTATGTGACTTGGAAAAGAGATTAGTAAGAATAAAAATGGCGGGAGCCGTAGGCACGATGGCAGCTTGGCGAGATAAAGGGGTGGAAATCGAGAAGTATGTTTCAGAAAATCTTGGAATACCTCCTCATGTAATTTCAACTCAAGTAGCACCGAGAGATGGATTTGCCGAATTGATCTCAGATTTAGCCATATTAGGATCTCAACTTGATAGATTTGCTTTAGAAATACGTGAACTTATGAGACCAGAAATATTGGAGCTAGCAGAAGGTGAGGCTGTAGAGAGAGTAGGGAGTAGTACGATGCCTCATAAGGAAAACCCAGTTACAGCAGAGAAGATAAGTGGGTTAGCAAAAGTCTTACGCGGCTTCGTTATAGCTGAACTTGAAAACATACCATTATGGCACGAGCGTGATTTAACCAATAGCTCTTCCGAACGTATAATTATTTCCCATTCCTTCCTTACAATTGATGAAATGTTAGATAGTATGATTAGATTGATGAGAACATTAAGAATATTTCCAGAAAATATGCAAAAGAATCTAAACTTGACTAAAGGTCTTATAATGGCGGAGAGTTTAATGGTTAATTTAACTTTAAAAGGTCTTCCCAGGCATGTTGCTCATGAGCTTTCGATGAATATATCTAGAGAAGCAGAAGCCAAGAATAAGTCTCTTTATGAGGTAGCTTTAGAAAATAAAATAGTTAGACAGTATATGACTGAAGAGGAATTGAGACGAGTTCTAGATCCTAAAGGGTATTTAGGCTCATATAATATTCTAATAGATAGAACTAGAGACTATGTTATGAAAGTAATATCGTCTTGTATTTAA
- a CDS encoding NAD(P)/FAD-dependent oxidoreductase produces MVYDIVIVGAGPAGLFAAYELANLKNTENGKDLKVLLVDKGLRPLKRTCPLLTPKEKCTFCDPCNITYGIGGAGTYSSGIINLRPDIGGELHEILRSWDKAQELVDYVDEVLVKFGAPKDRFFEPNMEKVKDIQRKAAKVGAEFIPIRQRHIGTDKTPLVIENILNYIEKNGVKVEELTNVLEIQKKGDHFLLKTNRKEEIETKTLLVAPGRAGAKWFLEQARNLGVDMVPGPLDIGVRVEVESFVMEELTSAVWDPKVVLYTKKYDDKVRTFCVNPRGYIMKEVYDDGTIGVNGQTFADRKSNNTNFAFLTTIKLSDPLEDTIEYGKSIARLMTRLGGEKPIIQRLIDFEKGRRSTWERINRSTVRPTLRDVTPGDISMGLPYRVVSNLIEGLERLDNIAPGLYSSNTLLYAPEIKYYSMKAVVDSNMETVVDNLFVAGDGVGLSRGINIAAATGILAARGIARKLGI; encoded by the coding sequence ATGGTTTACGACATAGTTATAGTGGGAGCAGGGCCGGCTGGACTGTTTGCTGCTTACGAACTAGCAAACTTAAAGAATACAGAGAACGGCAAGGACCTGAAGGTCTTATTAGTAGATAAGGGTCTAAGACCTTTGAAAAGAACGTGTCCATTACTGACTCCTAAGGAAAAGTGTACCTTCTGCGATCCTTGTAATATAACTTACGGTATAGGTGGGGCTGGAACTTATAGTAGTGGAATAATAAACCTCAGACCGGATATTGGTGGAGAACTTCATGAAATATTAAGGAGTTGGGATAAGGCACAAGAGTTAGTAGATTATGTAGACGAAGTTTTGGTAAAGTTCGGAGCACCTAAGGACAGGTTCTTCGAACCCAACATGGAAAAAGTTAAGGATATTCAAAGAAAAGCAGCTAAGGTAGGTGCGGAATTTATACCTATTAGGCAGAGGCACATAGGAACTGATAAAACTCCTTTAGTTATAGAGAATATTCTCAACTATATAGAGAAGAATGGTGTAAAAGTAGAAGAATTAACAAACGTGCTAGAAATACAAAAGAAGGGTGATCATTTCCTTCTCAAGACTAACAGAAAAGAGGAAATAGAAACTAAAACCCTGCTTGTAGCACCTGGTAGAGCTGGTGCTAAGTGGTTCTTAGAACAAGCTAGGAACTTAGGCGTTGATATGGTACCGGGACCTCTAGATATTGGCGTAAGAGTTGAGGTAGAATCCTTTGTAATGGAAGAACTAACTTCAGCAGTATGGGATCCTAAAGTAGTACTATACACCAAAAAATATGATGATAAAGTTAGAACTTTCTGTGTAAATCCAAGAGGTTATATTATGAAAGAAGTTTACGATGACGGGACTATAGGCGTTAACGGGCAAACCTTCGCTGACAGGAAAAGCAATAATACGAATTTTGCCTTCTTAACTACAATAAAACTTTCTGATCCTCTGGAAGATACAATTGAGTACGGAAAAAGCATTGCGAGACTAATGACCAGATTGGGTGGAGAGAAACCAATAATACAGAGACTTATTGACTTCGAAAAAGGAAGAAGAAGTACGTGGGAAAGAATTAACAGATCTACAGTAAGGCCTACTTTAAGAGACGTAACTCCAGGTGATATAAGCATGGGACTCCCATATAGAGTAGTTAGTAACTTAATTGAAGGTCTAGAGAGACTTGACAACATTGCACCGGGATTATATTCTTCTAACACCTTACTATATGCACCTGAAATAAAGTACTATAGTATGAAAGCTGTAGTAGATAGTAATATGGAGACTGTAGTAGATAACTTGTTTGTCGCTGGTGATGGAGTAGGTTTATCAAGAGGAATAAACATTGCAGCAGCTACTGGTATACTTGCAGCAAGAGGTATAGCTAGAAAGTTAGGAATTTAA
- a CDS encoding formate--phosphoribosylaminoimidazolecarboxamide ligase family protein, which yields MDNVIQIAALASHSALDVFDGAKDEGFKTIALCKKGRDRAYREFKRIVDRCIVLDDFKEISSDKIDSMLYSENAIMVPNRSLAVYVGYDNLERMKTKFFGNRRMLRWEERSGDKNYYKLLDEAKIRRPRTLRPDNIDVPVIVKLPEAKRRVERGFFIAVNQKDFDNKIDELRKKGIIDDESIKSMVIEEYILGAHFNINYFNSPIYDRVELLSIDRRIQSDWDSFYRLPAEIQLKLNRLPRFIEVGHEPATIRESLLEKIFEIGYSFVETTKKLEPPGIIGPFTLQLMVTPELDLVVFDVAPRIGGGTNAHMGIGSQYSKLYFGKPMSLGRRIAHEIKEAISRNSIDLIIT from the coding sequence ATGGATAACGTGATACAAATAGCTGCTTTAGCAAGCCATTCAGCATTAGACGTTTTCGATGGTGCTAAAGATGAAGGGTTTAAAACAATAGCATTATGTAAGAAGGGTAGAGATAGAGCTTATAGAGAATTTAAAAGAATAGTAGATAGATGTATAGTTTTAGACGACTTTAAGGAAATATCGTCTGATAAAATTGACTCGATGCTTTACAGCGAAAATGCGATCATGGTTCCTAACAGGAGCTTAGCTGTTTATGTAGGTTACGATAACTTAGAAAGAATGAAGACAAAATTCTTTGGTAATAGAAGAATGCTCAGATGGGAGGAGAGGAGTGGAGATAAGAACTACTATAAATTACTAGATGAAGCGAAAATAAGAAGACCTAGAACGTTACGACCTGATAATATAGACGTTCCAGTAATAGTCAAACTTCCAGAAGCAAAAAGGAGAGTAGAAAGAGGGTTTTTCATTGCTGTAAACCAAAAGGATTTTGACAATAAAATAGATGAACTGAGGAAAAAGGGGATAATAGATGATGAAAGTATAAAATCGATGGTTATTGAAGAATACATATTAGGAGCCCATTTTAACATTAATTACTTCAATTCGCCAATTTATGATAGAGTAGAACTCCTAAGTATCGATCGTAGAATTCAAAGTGATTGGGATTCATTTTACAGATTACCCGCTGAAATTCAATTGAAACTAAATAGACTACCACGATTTATAGAAGTGGGACACGAGCCAGCAACTATAAGGGAAAGCTTACTGGAGAAAATATTCGAAATAGGTTACTCTTTCGTAGAAACTACGAAAAAGCTGGAACCACCGGGTATTATAGGACCATTTACTTTACAGTTAATGGTAACGCCCGAACTCGATTTGGTAGTATTTGATGTAGCTCCTAGAATAGGAGGAGGGACTAATGCCCATATGGGAATAGGAAGTCAATATTCTAAACTATATTTTGGCAAACCTATGAGTCTAGGAAGAAGAATAGCTCATGAAATAAAAGAAGCTATTTCACGTAACTCGATTGACTTAATTATAACTTAA
- a CDS encoding formate--phosphoribosylaminoimidazolecarboxamide ligase — translation MDTILTIGSHSSLQILHGAKKEGFKTIQITPENRVKFYSQFPFIDKVIGYRNEDEAVNYINDYSDNGILIPHGSLVEYIGSERVKKISTKIFGNRNLFEWEANQRKKMSLLKMSNIPTPMDFESPEDVDRMVIVKLPGAKGGKGYFVAKNKSEVKEGLNKVLSAKLIKSIDEVIIQEYVIGVPMYFQFFYSPILNRLEITGIDIRYETNVDGLRRLPFNLNIEPTFVVVGNLPAVARESLLPKVFDYGMSFVNTIKERVPPGMIGPFCLESVVKDSGEIAVFEFSGRIVAGTNLYINGSPYSWLYWDEPMSVGRRIGREIKLALNENRLNEVLT, via the coding sequence ATGGACACGATACTAACAATTGGCAGTCATTCGTCACTACAAATTCTTCACGGTGCCAAAAAAGAAGGTTTCAAAACAATACAAATAACACCAGAAAATAGAGTTAAGTTTTATTCACAATTCCCTTTTATTGATAAGGTAATCGGGTATAGGAATGAAGACGAGGCTGTGAATTATATTAATGACTATAGTGATAACGGAATCTTGATTCCTCACGGAAGTCTTGTAGAATATATAGGTAGCGAGAGAGTAAAGAAAATCTCTACTAAGATCTTCGGAAATAGAAACTTGTTCGAATGGGAAGCAAATCAAAGGAAGAAAATGAGCTTGCTAAAAATGTCCAATATACCAACTCCCATGGATTTTGAAAGCCCTGAAGACGTAGATAGAATGGTAATAGTAAAACTACCCGGAGCAAAAGGAGGTAAGGGGTATTTTGTAGCAAAAAATAAGTCCGAAGTTAAGGAAGGCTTAAACAAAGTACTCTCTGCTAAACTGATTAAATCTATCGACGAAGTAATAATTCAAGAATATGTTATTGGAGTACCCATGTATTTCCAATTCTTTTATAGTCCCATTTTAAATAGATTGGAAATAACGGGTATTGATATACGATACGAAACTAACGTAGACGGGTTGAGAAGACTTCCTTTCAACTTAAATATTGAACCAACATTCGTAGTGGTAGGTAATTTACCTGCTGTTGCAAGAGAGAGTTTATTACCTAAAGTGTTTGACTACGGTATGTCATTTGTTAATACAATAAAAGAGAGAGTCCCGCCTGGAATGATAGGACCTTTCTGTCTGGAATCTGTCGTTAAAGACTCAGGAGAAATAGCAGTATTCGAATTCTCTGGGAGAATTGTAGCTGGTACTAATCTGTATATAAACGGAAGCCCGTATAGTTGGTTATATTGGGATGAACCCATGAGTGTAGGCAGAAGAATAGGAAGAGAAATCAAATTAGCTTTAAACGAAAATAGGCTTAACGAGGTGTTAACTTAA
- a CDS encoding thiamine-phosphate kinase translates to MVFNSIKDDVYTEKNLIYKIDGFQLSYTFPFMDLYDLGWKAVISTVSDIISKGGIPSLFFSSIGIPKSKLDKLESLIEGIADAIKYYNGKYVGGDLNSSDGSGWIDIMGIGLSTCNSNKDINDGDVVIISNSIGYTSLVFLSYVRSWNIHLPNKVINKIRHPIVNKGIVKTIEKYCTNISYSTDVSDGLIISLYNIVKRKNVTVELKQIPIDPEVKEMTDSLGVEIKDILKYSGEEFETLLVVRKSVVEEVMREMRKYGLNPIVIGEVIKNENSEERNNVLYKGEVIENTGWDNFLGWF, encoded by the coding sequence GTGGTTTTTAATTCTATAAAAGATGACGTATACACTGAAAAAAATCTCATTTACAAAATAGACGGTTTTCAATTATCTTATACTTTTCCTTTCATGGATTTATATGATCTCGGTTGGAAAGCAGTAATTTCAACCGTAAGCGATATTATATCTAAAGGCGGAATTCCTAGTTTATTCTTCTCGTCGATTGGCATACCTAAATCAAAGTTAGATAAACTTGAGAGTTTAATTGAAGGCATAGCAGACGCTATTAAGTATTACAATGGCAAGTACGTTGGTGGAGATCTTAATTCCAGTGACGGAAGCGGTTGGATTGATATAATGGGAATTGGGTTGTCTACGTGCAATTCTAATAAGGACATAAATGACGGTGACGTAGTAATTATATCTAATTCAATAGGATACACATCATTAGTTTTTCTATCTTATGTTCGTTCTTGGAATATTCATTTACCTAACAAAGTGATCAATAAGATTCGTCATCCTATTGTTAATAAAGGTATAGTTAAAACTATTGAAAAATATTGTACAAATATTTCGTATTCAACTGATGTCAGCGACGGTCTCATTATCTCCTTATACAATATCGTAAAAAGAAAGAATGTAACAGTAGAACTGAAGCAAATACCCATAGACCCAGAAGTAAAAGAAATGACTGATTCTTTAGGGGTCGAAATCAAAGATATCCTAAAGTATTCAGGAGAAGAGTTCGAGACATTACTAGTTGTTAGAAAAAGCGTAGTTGAGGAAGTTATGAGAGAAATGAGAAAATATGGTTTAAACCCAATAGTTATAGGAGAAGTAATTAAAAATGAAAACTCTGAAGAGAGAAACAATGTATTATACAAGGGTGAAGTTATAGAAAATACTGGATGGGATAATTTCTTAGGATGGTTTTAA
- a CDS encoding adenylosuccinate synthetase: MLTILVGGFFGDEGKGKIAAYIGINDSPKLAVRTGSINAGHTVTYMGKQWKVRIIPSAFINKSSKLVLAPGALTSIQLLFNEARETDSTDRLLVDEHVGIITQEEIDEERKDEYLMKVIGSTGQGVGYAEAKRILRKLKLAKDYEELKPYLTKVPNLVLDELDKGNDVLVEGTQGHYLSLYHGEYPYVTSRNTTSSGILSELGIGPKYVDHVLIVFKSYVTRVGGGPLEGEIPWEEAEKMGIAETATVTGRKRRSAPFNVKLAKEAIRINSATQVAITKLDSLFKEARNVREFNKLPREARKWIEDLEAELKVPITIIGTGEDTLATIDLRREKIGE, translated from the coding sequence ATGCTAACTATTTTAGTAGGAGGATTTTTTGGAGACGAAGGAAAGGGTAAGATAGCTGCATATATAGGAATTAATGATTCTCCAAAACTAGCAGTCAGAACTGGATCCATTAACGCTGGGCACACAGTAACTTATATGGGGAAGCAATGGAAAGTTAGAATTATTCCATCAGCCTTTATAAATAAGTCATCTAAATTAGTTCTAGCTCCGGGTGCTCTCACGTCTATTCAATTACTATTTAATGAGGCTAGAGAAACCGATAGTACGGACAGACTATTAGTAGACGAGCACGTAGGGATCATAACTCAGGAAGAAATTGATGAAGAAAGGAAAGATGAATATTTAATGAAAGTAATAGGAAGCACCGGTCAAGGAGTGGGATATGCTGAAGCTAAAAGAATCTTAAGAAAATTAAAGCTCGCAAAAGATTATGAAGAACTTAAACCATATTTAACTAAAGTTCCTAATTTAGTGTTAGACGAATTAGATAAAGGTAACGACGTATTAGTTGAAGGTACACAAGGACATTATTTAAGCCTTTATCACGGAGAATATCCCTATGTAACGAGCAGGAATACTACGTCGTCTGGAATCCTGAGCGAATTGGGAATAGGACCTAAGTACGTTGATCATGTGTTAATCGTATTCAAATCATATGTGACAAGAGTAGGAGGAGGTCCTTTAGAAGGAGAAATACCTTGGGAAGAGGCTGAGAAAATGGGAATAGCTGAAACTGCAACTGTTACTGGAAGAAAAAGAAGGAGTGCACCTTTCAATGTGAAGTTGGCTAAAGAAGCAATAAGGATTAATTCAGCAACCCAGGTAGCAATAACCAAATTAGATTCTCTATTTAAGGAGGCAAGAAATGTAAGAGAATTTAATAAACTACCTAGAGAGGCTAGAAAATGGATAGAGGATCTAGAAGCCGAATTAAAAGTACCAATTACGATAATCGGAACTGGAGAAGACACATTAGCTACAATTGATCTAAGACGAGAGAAAATAGGAGAGTGA